From one Pogoniulus pusillus isolate bPogPus1 chromosome 37, bPogPus1.pri, whole genome shotgun sequence genomic stretch:
- the FAM110D gene encoding protein FAM110D, which yields MVPLGSPSLAVCASSNLRLVAPGRSSPLAWLNRGPECPRELGGSRGRTPSAVERLEADKAKYVKSQQVINSRQEPALRGCSPRFSPRFSPRGRRLLARQQCNELCPGSELGREGPRKLPCPQSPVSRRAGGRRLLRPDSLIIYRQKRDCSAGDKENTKGAGLVRRLFQGPLRDKPPSSPPARRLGEEPPAPQSPETPMLWVPAEKVEVRTQGASSSSGGSGGIFALPGSATAQPPQPPGKQALALRASLPLSEQERFFNYCGLERALVELLGRERFGPAGWDNASARLHGSAESEPGRASEGSEGRAGPSDEEPEARLGSSVSVVERNARVIKWLYGCQRAWAAAKESTV from the coding sequence atggtgcccctgggcagcccttctcTTGCTGTCTGTGCCTCCAGCAACCTGCGCCTCGTGGCCCCGGGCCGCAGCTCCCCCCTGGCCTGGCTGAACCGCGGTCCCGAGTGCCCgcgggagctggggggcagcaggggcaggacccCCAGCGCCGTGGAGCGGCTGGAGGCCGACAAGGCCAAATACGTCAAGTCCCAGCAGGTCAtcaacagcaggcaggagccggCGCTGCGGGGCTGCTCGCCTCGCTTCTCGCCCCGCTTCTCGCCCCGCGGCCGGCGCCTCCTGGCCCGTCAGCAGTGTAACGAGCTGTGTCCGGGCTCCGAGCTGGGCCGGGAGGGTCCCAGGAAGCTGCCGTGTCCCCAGTCTCCCGTGTCACGCCGGGCCGGTGGCAGGCGCCTGCTGAGACCCGACTCCCTCATCATCTACCGGCAGAAACGGGACTGCTCGGCCGGGGACAAGGAGAACACCAAGGGCGCCGGGCTGGTGCGACGCCTCTTCCAGGGACCCCTCAGAGACAAGCCCCCCAGCTCTCCCCCGgccaggaggctgggtgaggagcctCCAGCCCCCCAGAGCCCCGAGACCCCCATGCTGTGGGTGCCCGCGGAGAAGGTGGAGGTGAGGACGcaaggtgccagcagcagcagcgggggCAGTGGTGGCATCTTCGCTCTTCCTGGCAGCGCCACGGCACAGCCCCCGCAGCCCCCCGGCAAGCAGGCGCTGGCGCTGCGCGCATCGCTGCCGCTGTCGGAGCAGGAGCGGTTCTTCAACTACTGCGGGCTGGAGCGGGcgctggtggagctgctgggccGGGAGCGGTTCGGGCCGGCGGGCTGGGACAACGCCTCGGCTCGGCTCCACGGCTCCGCCGAGTCCGAGCCCGGCCGGGCCTCGGAGGGCAGCGAGGGCCGCGCGGGCCCGAGCGATGAGGAGCCGGAGGCTCGGCTGGGCTCCAGCGTCTCGGTGGTGGAACGCAACGCCCGGGTCATCAAGTGGCTCTACGGCTGCCAGAGAGCCTGGGCGGCTGCCAAGGAGTCCACCGTCTAg